The following nucleotide sequence is from Centropristis striata isolate RG_2023a ecotype Rhode Island chromosome 7, C.striata_1.0, whole genome shotgun sequence.
agtgcatttttacactgaacttaaagatttcatgctcaaatgcatgtagttaataataataataataataatgcattttatttaaaggggcctttcaggactctcagggtcaccttacaataaacaattaaaaacaaaacaataataataaaacagcaatgatagtaataataaacaataaaacaattacaaataagaacaataataaaaacgacggtaataataataacactaaaacagtacagagaattattgtaaattagAAGTTATgagtagttgtactgagggcctcttgaagtgagggtgcgggccgtatgtggccccggGCCTCTTGTTGCCCCCCCTGGTTTAGGCGGTTTATGGCAGTGTGTTTGTGGTCTACAGGTGCTGCTGCGTGGTCCACCATGGCCCAGAACCAGGTGATCCTGCAGTTCCACTTCTCCACGTTCGGAGACTCGATGCTGCAGAAGATGAACCTGCTGCGGCATCAGAGGCGCTTCTGTGATGTCACCGTGCGCATCAACCAGCTGGAGGTCCCGGGTCACAAGGTGGTGTTTGCTGCCGGCTCCTCCTTCCTGAGGGACCAGTTCATCCTCCAGCAGGACTCCAGGGAGGTGCAGATCTCCATGATCCAGGAGGCGGAGGTGGGCCGGCAGCTGCTGCTCTCCTGCTACACGGGACACCTGGAGTTCCCGGAGCTGGAGCTGGTCCACTACCTGACGGTGGCCAGCTTCCTCCAGATGGGCCACATCGTGGAGCAGTGCACCCAGGCCCTCAGCAAGTTCATCAGGCCTCTGCCGGCCCACAAGCTGGAGCTGGACCTGGGtctgaagaaggagaagaaggagaagaaggaggagaaggagcagggcTCCTCCTCCCAGAGCCAGAGAGAGCAGGAGCTGCCTCAGGCTGGGACTGTccatcaggaggaggaggaggaggaggaggaggaggaggaggaggaggtgatgccGGTCGGGGACGACAACAACGACGACGATGACAacgaagatgatgaagatgaagatgtgATCATGCAGCCCGTGTCCTCCCAGCAGGCGTTGGGCCGGCGTGTGAAGCCAGGTGAGAGTGACATCACCATCGTGAAGGTGGAGACGGTGTGTGACGCGGCGGCGTTCCCCAGCAGCCCTCCTCCGGCGCTGCGCTCCCCCGAGCCGCAGCACTCGCTCATCAACTCCACGGTGGACAGCCGCGGCAGCGACCTGGCGGCGCCGGGCGTGGCCGGCTACCCgctcagccccccccccccccttccctccGGCAGAGAAACACCTGGTGCACCAGAGGAGCTACGACAAGCCTCTCCAGTGGTACCACCAGTGCCCCAAGTGCTCCCGCGTCTTCCGCCAGC
It contains:
- the LOC131975235 gene encoding LOW QUALITY PROTEIN: zinc finger and BTB domain-containing protein 26-like (The sequence of the model RefSeq protein was modified relative to this genomic sequence to represent the inferred CDS: inserted 2 bases in 1 codon) — its product is MAQNQVILQFHFSTFGDSMLQKMNLLRHQRRFCDVTVRINQLEVPGHKVVFAAGSSFLRDQFILQQDSREVQISMIQEAEVGRQLLLSCYTGHLEFPELELVHYLTVASFLQMGHIVEQCTQALSKFIRPLPAHKLELDLGLKKEKKEKKEEKEQGSSSQSQREQELPQAGTVHQEEEEEEEEEEEEEVMPVGDDNNDDDDNEDDEDEDVIMQPVSSQQALGRRVKPGESDITIVKVETVCDAAAFPSSPPPALRSPEPQHSLINSTVDSRGSDLAAPGVAGYPLSPPPPLPSGRETPGXHQRSYDKPLQWYHQCPKCSRVFRQLENYANHLKMHKLFMCLLCGKTFTQKGNLHRHMRVHAGIKPFQCKICGKTFTQKCSLLDHLNLHSGDKPHRCNYCDMVFAHKPVLRKHLKQIHGKNSFDNANEASLHDGALDYDFGQISVISELPPL